The DNA sequence TGGCCCCGTCGTTCAGTGGGCCGTCGTTCAGGGGGCCGGCATCGTATGCACCGGCATCGGGCCCGTATCCGTCCGCGCTCATCGCGCGCGCCCGAGCTTGGACAGCGCGCTGCGCAGCACCGCGGCGACGTCCTCCGAACCCGGGGTGCCGGTGGACTCGGCGAGCACCGCGTCCGTGGCCTGCTCGGCGCCGGCAACCGGGAAGCCCAGCCCCACCAGGCCGTCGACCACCTGCTCGCGCACGCCGGACAGCACGGGCGGCGGGACACCCGGCACCCCGGACCGCGCCGGGCCGGACACCGCGGCCACCTTGTCGCGCAGCTCGACGATCATCCGCTCCGCCGTGCGCTTGCCGATGCCCGGCACCCGCGTGAGCGTCTTGACGTCCTCGGCCCCCAACGCGGCGGCGAGCGCATCCGGCTCCAGCACGGCGAGGATCGCCATCGCCAGGCGCGGCCCCACCCCGGACACCGTCTGCACCAAGGCGAACAACTCACGTGACGGCGGGCCGTCGAACCCGTAGAGCATCATCGAGTCCTCGCGGACCACCAGCGTGGTGGTCAGCGTGGCCTGCTCGCCCCGCCGTAGCGTGCCCAGCGTGGCGGGCGTGGCGTGCACCCGGTAACCCAGGCCGCCCACGTCGATCACCGTGTGGTCGAGCCCCACGTGCAGCACCTCGCCGCGCACCGAGTCGATCATCGCGCGCCCGTCACCCCTTCATCGCTCGTCGAGACTGTCCATCCTTCGCCCGGCGGCACCGCCTGCTCGCGGCCGAACGCCCCGCAGGGCTCGCTGTCATCACGGCACCACTATCACCGCTGCGCCCCCGCCTGCCGCCGCGCGCGCCGCTCCCGTGCCAGCCGCGCCTTGAAGGCCTTCTCCTGCTCGCGCGCCCGCCTCTCCGCCTCCGCCATCCGGGCGATCATGGGCGCCCGCCAACAGTGGCAGATGGCCAGGGCCAGCGCGTCCGCCGCGTCCGCGGGCGACGGCGGCTTCTGCAACCCCAGGATGCGCGTGACCATGGCCGTGACCTGCGCCTTGCCCGCGGTGCCGTTGCCGGTGACCGCGGCCTTGACCTCACTGGGGGTATGGAAGCACACGTCGATGCCCCGGCGCGCCGCCGCCAGCGCCACCACACCCCCCGCCTGCGCAGTGCCCATGGCGGTGCGCACGTTGTGCTGGGCGAACACGCGCTCCACCGCCACCACCTGCGGTGTGTGCGTATCCATCCAGTACTCGGCGGCGTCCGCCACCCGCAGCAGCCGCCGGGCCAGGTCGAGGTCCGACGGCGTGCGCACCACATCCACGTCCAGCGCCGTGACCGCGCGCCCCGTGCCGCCCTCAACGAGGGACATGCCGCAGCGTGTCAGCCCGGGGTCGACGCCCATCACCCGCACGCGAGCACCTCGCTCACCCTGCCCACGCTCCCCTCGCCACCACACAGCACCGAACTACTGTTCGAGACACTAATGCACGACACCCCGTACGTCGAACACCGTCGACGTACGGGGTGTCGCGCGGGCCCGGTCCGATCCGCACGCGGGTTGATCAGTCCTCGTCGAGCGCCGCGAGGACCTCGTCGCTCAGGTCGATGTTGCTGTAGACGTTCTGCACGTCGTCGCTGTCCTCGAGCGCATCGATGAGGCGGAGGACCTTCTTGGCGCCGTCGACGTCCACCGGAACCGACACGGACGGCAGGAAGCTGGCCTCCGCCGAGTCGTAGTCGATGCCGGCCTCCTGCAGCGCGGTGCGCACCGCGACGAGGTCGGTGGGCTCGCTGATGATCTCGAAGGTCTCGCCCAGGTCGTTGACCTCCTCGGCCCCGGCCTCGAGCACGGCGAGCAGCACGTCGTCCTCACTCTGGTCGCCCTTCTCCAGCTGCACCACGCCCTTGCGGGTGAACAGGTAGGACACCGAGCCGGGGTCGGCCATGTTGCCGCCGTTGCGGGTCATCGCGGTACGCACCTCGCCCGCGGCGCGGTTCTTGTTGTCCGTCAGGCACTCGATGAGCACGGCCACGCCGTTGGGCCCGTAGCCCTCGTACATGATGGTCTGCCAGTCGGCGCCGCCCGCCTCCTCGCCGCCCCCGCGCTTGCGTGCGCGCTCGATGTTGTCGTTGGGCACCGACGACTTTTTGGCCTTCTGGATGGCGTCGTAGAGCGTGGGGTTGCCGGCGGGATCACCACCGCCCGTGCGGGCGGCCACCTCGACATTCTTGACGAGCTTCGCGAACATCTTGCCGCGCTTGGCGTCGATCGCGGCCTTCTTGTGCTTGGTGGTGGCCCATTTGGAGTGGCCCGACATGCAGTACGCCCCTTCCGAGGTTCCTCTAGCATCGGTTCCTCTCGCATGCGAGAGCAGCCGGAACCACACGCCAGGCGGTGGCCGACTGTGCTGACACTCGATTCTATGCGGCAGCCCGCACCATATCGACAAACAGCCCATGAATCCGGAGGTCGGCACCCATCTCGGGGTGGAACGACGTGGCCAGGGCCGTCCCCTGGCGCACCGCCACCGCCCGCTCCGCACCGCCGCGGCCCACCGACGCGAGCACCTCCACGCCGGGCCCGACACGCTCGATCCACGGTGCGCGGATGAACACGGCGCGCACCGGGTCCCCCGTGATCCCGGTGATGCGCAGGTCCTCCTCGAACGAATCCACCTGCCGGCCGAAGGCGTTGCGCCGCACCGTCACGTCCAGCGCGCCGAAATGCACCGCGTCGTCGCGCGTATCGAGCACCTCGGCGGCGAGCAGGATCATCCCCGCACAGCTGCCGTACACCGGGAGCCCGTCCGCCACCGCCCGCTGCACGGGACCGGTCATGTCGAACACGCGCAGCAGCCGGCTCATCGCCGTCGACTCGCCACCGGGAAACACCAGCCCCGACACGGAGCCGAGGTCCTCCGCCGTCCGCACCGGCACCGCCTCCGCACCGCACGCGCGCAGCGCCGCGAGGTGTTCGCGCACGTCCCCTTGCAGCGCCAGCACGCCGATCCGGGGTGCGGTCCCGCGGCTGCCGGAGTACCGCAGCGCCGCGTGCAGCGCGCCGCCGGTGCGCTCGGTCTCCGTCGTCGTGGTCATGCACGGTCCTTGTCGCTTTTCGCGCCGTCATTGTTGATGATCGACTCCCCGCCGCCGGGGGCCACGGGCCGCATGAGCCCCTCCTGCACCACCGCGGCAGCCAGCCTGCCGTCGAGAGTGAAGATGCGCCCCTGGGTCAGCGCACGGCCGAAGCCCGCCGACGGCGAAGTCTGGTCGTACAGCAGCCACTCGTCGGCGCGGAACGGCCGCAGGAACCACATGGCGTGGTCCAGCGACGCGTTGGCCGTCTCCCGGTCACGATGCGGGACCTTCGCCGAGTCCAGCAACGTCATGTCGCTCATGTAGGCGAGCGCGCAGATGTGCAGCACCGGGTCGTCCGGCAGGGCCTGGCGGTGCCGCATCCACACCCGCTGACGCGAGGCGGTGCCGGATGTCGCCGACTGCTCGGCGGGCACCATGCGCAGGTCCCAATCACCCCACTCCTGGCCGAACCACAGGCCGTCGTCCGGGTCGCCGCTGCTGCGCAGATCCGGCAGCTCCTCCGGCCCCGTCACGTCCGGCATGCGGTCCTGGTGCTCGAGCCCGTTCTCGTGGACGTGGAACGACGCGGACATCGCGAAGATCGTCTCGCCGTCCTGCACGCCGCTGACTCTGCGCATGCAGAAGCTGCGGCCGTCCTTGACCCGGTCGATCAGGTACACGGTGGGCATCGCCGGATTGCCCGGCCGCAGGAAGTTCGCGTGCAGCGAGTGCACCTGGAAGCGCGGATCCACGGTGCGTTCCGCCGCGACGAGAGCCTGCCCGGCCACCTGGCCGCCGAAAGTGCGCTTGAGGAGGGTGTCGACGACGGGCCCGCGGTAGATGTCCCGTTCCAGGCGTTCGAGATCGAGGACCGCGCGGATATCCGTCATTCGCCCAGCGTAGTGCAGGCCGGCCCGGGCCCGGCAGCGGGCGTCGGGTGATCGGCACGATGCACCCGACGCCCGCCGACGCGGCACGCAGGCCGGAGTCGGAGCCTCTCAGTTCACCAGCCGCGCTCGGCCAGGCGGTGCGGCTGCGGGATGTCGTCGACGTTGATGCCGACCATCGCCTCGCCGAGGCCCCGGGAGATCTTGGCGAGCTGATCCGGATCGTCGTAGGAGGCGGTGGCCTTCACCACGGCGGACGCGCGCTCGGCGGGGTTGCCGGACTTGAAGATGCCGGAGCCGACGAACACGCCCTCGGCGCCCAGCTGCATCATCATCGCCGCGTCGGCCGGCGTGGCGATGCCGCCGGCGGTGAACAGGGTGACGGGCAGCTTGCCGGCCTTCGCGATCTCGGCCACCAGCTCGTACGGCGCCTGCAGCTCCTTGGCGGCCACGTAGAGCTCGTCCGGGGCCATCGCGGTGAGCTTGGCGATCTCGGCGCGGATGCTGCGCATGTGCGTGGTGGCGTTGGAGACGTCGCCGGTGCCGGCCTCGCCCTTGGAGCGGATCATCGCCGCGCCCTCGGTGATGCGGCGCAGCGCCTCGCCCAGGTTGGTGGCGCCGCAGACGAACGGCACCGTGAACCGCCACTTGTCGATGTGGTTGGTGTAGTCGGCGGGGGTGAGCACCTCCGACTCGTCGACGTAGTCGACGCCGAGCGACTGCAGGATCTGCGCCTCGACGAAGTGGCCGATGCGTGCCTTGGCCATCACCGGGATGCTGACGGTGTCGATGATGCCGTCGATCATGTCCGGGTCGCTCATGCGGGACACGCCGCCCTGGGCGCGGATGTCCGCAGGGACCCGTTCGAGCGCCATGACGGCGACGGCGCCCGCGTCCTCGGCGATCTTCGCCTGCTCCGGGGTGACCACGTCCATGATCACCCCGCCCTTGAGCATCTCGGCCATGCCGCGCTTGACGCGCGCGGTGCCGACAGTCGACTCGGAACCGTTGGTCGAATTGTTCGCGGAGTTGGTCACGAAGTGCTCCCTGGTATGTCGTAACGGGGTGTCGGGTCCATCCTATGCCGAGCCCCCGGCACCCCGGTTGCGCGGTCGGGGCGCCGGTCAGCGGATGGTGCGGACCTCGCGGGGACCCCGGCCATCGAGGCAGTCGAGCGCGTCGGAAAGCAGCGCGGCGAGGTCCTGCGGGTAGACCGTGGCGCCTGATCCCGCCAGGTCCGCGAGCGCGCCGGCGGAGAACCACCGGTGCCCCAGGAGCGCGTCGCGCTCGAGCTCGGTGCGCGCCCCCGGCTGCGGTTCGAAGGCCTCCGTGCGCAGCACGAAGAAGTGCTCCTCCGAGTGCATCATCGACCCGTTCCAGGGGAACAGCGACAACCGGCGCCAGATCGGCCCGCACAGCTCCTCGGGCCGCACGCGCAGGCCGGTCTCCTCCCACAGTTCGCGCACCGCCGCCTCCCGCAGCGACTCGCCCGCCTCCACCCCGCCGCCGAAGGTGAACCAGAACGGCGCGTCGGAGCGGTGCGGGTCGCGTCCGCGGGCCAGCAGCACCCGCGCCGCGTCGTCCACCAGCAGCACCCGGGCCGAGACCCGATTGCCGTCGCCGGTGGATACGTGCGCATCCCGACCGCTCTCCGCGTCGTCGGCGCCGCTCGCCCCGGCGGCGGGGTGCGCGGACACCGCGTTGCGCAGCGACTCCTCGGTGATGTCGAAGTAAGCGGGCATCTGCGCGGTGCCCCCGAGCCGCAGCCACCGCACGAGCCGCCGGCCTTGCAGCGCCCGCGTGTCCCGGACTGCATCGTTGTGGAAGCGGCGGGCGATGAGCACGCGCGCATCGGCGTCCGCGAGCTCCGCCGCATGCACGGCGCGCACCGCCGAGGCGTCGACCCCCGCCAGCGCGCGGGAAAGCGCGTTCTCCGCCCGTTCCCGGTCGGACCTGTCGGCGCGCTCGGCCCGCAGCGACAGGTCCACGAGCGCCGCCGCCGCGCCGCCGCCGCGTGCCACGGCGGATTCAGTTCCCGCCGCCGGCTCGCCCCCCGCCGACGGCTCTCTGCCCGCCGACGGCTCTCTGCCCGCCGAAGACTGCTCGAGGTCGTGCGCGAGCGACCGGACGACGACGGAGCGCCGGGCGAGCGCCGCGTCGAGCGCCTGCCAGGCCAAGTCCGTGCGCACGTGCAATCGGTCGAGCCGGTTCGCCGTGCCGTATGCCCACAACGCGGCGAGCACCAGCAGCGCGACGACGAGGCCGACGACGGTGATGGTCAGTGCGGAGATCGTCATTCGCCCACCGCCCGCACGCGCCTGTCGCCCACCATGACGGTGTCATACACCCGCAGGATCTGATCGGCGACCACGGGCCAGTCGTAGCCGCGCACCACGCGGTCGCCGGCGGCCACCAGGCCGTCGCGCACGGCGGTGTCGGTGAGCACCCGGTCGATCCCGGCGGCCAGCGAACGCGGATCCCCGATCTCGGTGAGCACCCCCGCCTCGCCGTCGCGCAGCACCCGGCGGAACGCGTCGAGACGGCTGGCCACCACCGGGGTGTGCGCGGACAACGCCTCGACGAGCACGATGCCGAAACTCTCGCCGCCCAGGTTGGGCGCCACGTAGACGTCGGCGCTGCGCATGGCCGACGCCTTCTCCTCGTCGCTGACCTGACCGAGCAGGCGCAGGTGCCCGGCCAGGCGTCCGGCGCGGGCGCGCAATTCTTCCTCGTCGCCCCTGCCCACCACCAGCACCTGCAGGTCCGGATGGCGCTCCACCAGCGCGGGCAGCGCGTCCAGAAGCACCCCCATGCCCTTGCGCGGCTCGTCGTAGCGGCCGAGGAACAGCACCGTCCCGCCGCTCCGCGGATACCCGTCCAACACGGGGGCGTCCGCGAATGAGGACACGTCCACCCCGTTGGGGATCTCCACCGCGTCGGCACCGAGTGCCTGCACCTGCCAGCGCCGTGCCAGCTCCGACACGGCGATGCGCCCGGAGATCTTCTCGTGGTAGGGCCGCAGCACGCCCTGGAAGGTGGCGAGAACCAGCGACCGCGTGGTGGACGTGTGGAAGGTGGCGACGATGGGCCCCTCGGCCACCTTGAGCGCCAGCATCGACAGGCTCGGCGCATTGGGCTCATGCACGTGCAGCACGTCGAAATCGTTGTCGCGGATCCACCGGCGGATGCGCGCATAGGTGCCGACGCCGAAACGCAGCCGCGCCACCGACCCGTTGTAGGGTATGGCCACGGCGCGCCCGGCCGACACGACGTACGGCGGCAGCTGCACCGACTGCGAGGCCGGCGCGAGCACGCTCACGTGGTGGCCGCGCGCGAGGAACACCTGCGCCAGCTCGCTCACGTGCGCCTGCACCCCGCCGGGCACGTCGAACGAGTACGGGCAGATCATCCCGATGCTCAGCCGGCGCCCCGGATCCGTCTCGGCCACCGTCGCCTACCTGATGCCGAGCCGCGCGCGACGCTCGTCCGACAGGTCAGACCACCACAGCGGCTGCAGCATGTGCCAGTCGGCCGGGTGCGCGGCGATGTTCGCGGCGAAGACGTCCGCCACCGATTGTGTGGCCGCCTCCACGCCCCGGGAGGCATCGACGGGCGGCGCGATGGAGAAGCCCCAGCCGCCGTCGGTGAACCAGCAGTGCACCGGCAGCAGCGCGGCGCCGGTCTCCGCCGCGAGCCGGGCCGGGCCGGCGGGCATGCTCGTGCGCTCGCCGAAGAAGTCGACGGGGATGCCGCGGCCGGTGAGGTCGCGTTCGCCCAGCAGGCACACCACCTTGCCCTGCTCGAGCCGTGATCGCAGCGCACCGAACGGCGGCTCCTCGCCGCCACTGAGCGGGAACACCTCGAAGCCCAGGCGCTCGCGGTAGTCGACGAATCGCTGGAACAGCGATTCGGGTTTGAGCCGCTCGGCGACGGTGGCGAACTGCCCCCAGGCGTGCACAAGCCACACGCCGGCCACATCCCAGTTGCCGGAGTGCGGCAGCACCAGCACCGCGCCCCGGCCGGCGTCCATCGCGGCGTTCAGATGCTCCTGGCCCTGCACCGCCGAGTCGACGTCCGCCGCCATCCGCGCCAGGTCCATCGACGGCAGCCGGAAAGCCTCACGCCAGTACCGCGCGTACGAGCGGAGCGAGGCGCGGATCAGGGCGTCCGGCACCCGCTCGGGCGCCGAGCCCATCACCCGGGCCAGGTTGGCCCGCAGCTGGCCCTGCCCCGCACCACGCCGCCACGCCAGGTCGGCGCCCAGGTCGAAGCCGCCGCGCGCGACCCGCTCCGGCAACAGGCGCACCGCCCGCCAGCCTGCCGCGTACCCGGCGTCGCTGAACTTCTCCGAACGGCTCGTCTGCGCGGCCGGCCGCGACTGCGCTGCAGGACGCGGCTGCGCGGTCACGACTGTTCCTCCGGTGACGGGCGGTCGAGCGGGATCAGGTCACGTGCGCCGGGCGAGTTGCGCACCGACCGCATGCGCTGCCCCACGGTGATCACGCTGCCGACGGCGAGCAGCCACATGGCCGCGAAGAGGATCCACGGTTGGTCGAAGATCCCGGTGAAACCGGCGCCGACCAGCACGATGATGAGCCTGTCCGGCCGCTCGATCAGACCGCCGTCGCCGTGGAGCCCGCTGGCCTCCGCGCGGGCCTTCGCGTAGGAGATGACTTGCGAGGTGACCAGGCAGATCAGAGTGGCCACGAGCAGCAGCCGGTGCGCCGTCGTGTCGTCGAGGCTGTAGACCACCCACCATGCGAGCCCGGCGAAGATGGCGCCGTCGGCGATCCGGTCGCACGTGGCGTCGAGGACCGCGCCGAACCGGGTGCCGCCGCCCCGTGCCCGTGCGGTGGCACCGTCGAGCATGTCGAACATGACGAAGAACCAGATCACCAGGGCGCCCCAGAACAGGTGCCCCATCGGGAAGAGCGTCAGCGCCGCCGCGATGGACGCCACCGTGCCGGCGATCGTGATGACGTCGGGCGTCACGCCCATGCGCACGAGCTTGCGGCCCATCGGCAGCGTCACCTTGGACACCGACGCGCGGGCGAAGACGCTCAGCATGCGGACCATGCCTCGGCGAGCAGCGAGCGGGTGTCGCCGAGCAGTTGCGGCAGCACCTTGGTGCCGCCGACGACCGTGATGTA is a window from the Tomitella gaofuii genome containing:
- the ruvA gene encoding Holliday junction branch migration protein RuvA — translated: MIDSVRGEVLHVGLDHTVIDVGGLGYRVHATPATLGTLRRGEQATLTTTLVVREDSMMLYGFDGPPSRELFALVQTVSGVGPRLAMAILAVLEPDALAAALGAEDVKTLTRVPGIGKRTAERMIVELRDKVAAVSGPARSGVPGVPPPVLSGVREQVVDGLVGLGFPVAGAEQATDAVLAESTGTPGSEDVAAVLRSALSKLGRAR
- a CDS encoding crossover junction endodeoxyribonuclease RuvC is translated as MRVMGVDPGLTRCGMSLVEGGTGRAVTALDVDVVRTPSDLDLARRLLRVADAAEYWMDTHTPQVVAVERVFAQHNVRTAMGTAQAGGVVALAAARRGIDVCFHTPSEVKAAVTGNGTAGKAQVTAMVTRILGLQKPPSPADAADALALAICHCWRAPMIARMAEAERRAREQEKAFKARLARERRARRQAGAQR
- a CDS encoding YebC/PmpR family DNA-binding transcriptional regulator, which gives rise to MSGHSKWATTKHKKAAIDAKRGKMFAKLVKNVEVAARTGGGDPAGNPTLYDAIQKAKKSSVPNDNIERARKRGGGEEAGGADWQTIMYEGYGPNGVAVLIECLTDNKNRAAGEVRTAMTRNGGNMADPGSVSYLFTRKGVVQLEKGDQSEDDVLLAVLEAGAEEVNDLGETFEIISEPTDLVAVRTALQEAGIDYDSAEASFLPSVSVPVDVDGAKKVLRLIDALEDSDDVQNVYSNIDLSDEVLAALDED
- the pdxT gene encoding pyridoxal 5'-phosphate synthase glutaminase subunit PdxT, producing the protein MTTTTETERTGGALHAALRYSGSRGTAPRIGVLALQGDVREHLAALRACGAEAVPVRTAEDLGSVSGLVFPGGESTAMSRLLRVFDMTGPVQRAVADGLPVYGSCAGMILLAAEVLDTRDDAVHFGALDVTVRRNAFGRQVDSFEEDLRITGITGDPVRAVFIRAPWIERVGPGVEVLASVGRGGAERAVAVRQGTALATSFHPEMGADLRIHGLFVDMVRAAA
- a CDS encoding acyl-CoA thioesterase codes for the protein MTDIRAVLDLERLERDIYRGPVVDTLLKRTFGGQVAGQALVAAERTVDPRFQVHSLHANFLRPGNPAMPTVYLIDRVKDGRSFCMRRVSGVQDGETIFAMSASFHVHENGLEHQDRMPDVTGPEELPDLRSSGDPDDGLWFGQEWGDWDLRMVPAEQSATSGTASRQRVWMRHRQALPDDPVLHICALAYMSDMTLLDSAKVPHRDRETANASLDHAMWFLRPFRADEWLLYDQTSPSAGFGRALTQGRIFTLDGRLAAAVVQEGLMRPVAPGGGESIINNDGAKSDKDRA
- the pdxS gene encoding pyridoxal 5'-phosphate synthase lyase subunit PdxS gives rise to the protein MTNSANNSTNGSESTVGTARVKRGMAEMLKGGVIMDVVTPEQAKIAEDAGAVAVMALERVPADIRAQGGVSRMSDPDMIDGIIDTVSIPVMAKARIGHFVEAQILQSLGVDYVDESEVLTPADYTNHIDKWRFTVPFVCGATNLGEALRRITEGAAMIRSKGEAGTGDVSNATTHMRSIRAEIAKLTAMAPDELYVAAKELQAPYELVAEIAKAGKLPVTLFTAGGIATPADAAMMMQLGAEGVFVGSGIFKSGNPAERASAVVKATASYDDPDQLAKISRGLGEAMVGINVDDIPQPHRLAERGW
- a CDS encoding NUDIX domain-containing protein, yielding MTISALTITVVGLVVALLVLAALWAYGTANRLDRLHVRTDLAWQALDAALARRSVVVRSLAHDLEQSSAGREPSAGREPSAGGEPAAGTESAVARGGGAAAALVDLSLRAERADRSDRERAENALSRALAGVDASAVRAVHAAELADADARVLIARRFHNDAVRDTRALQGRRLVRWLRLGGTAQMPAYFDITEESLRNAVSAHPAAGASGADDAESGRDAHVSTGDGNRVSARVLLVDDAARVLLARGRDPHRSDAPFWFTFGGGVEAGESLREAAVRELWEETGLRVRPEELCGPIWRRLSLFPWNGSMMHSEEHFFVLRTEAFEPQPGARTELERDALLGHRWFSAGALADLAGSGATVYPQDLAALLSDALDCLDGRGPREVRTIR
- a CDS encoding glycosyltransferase family 4 protein, with amino-acid sequence MSIGMICPYSFDVPGGVQAHVSELAQVFLARGHHVSVLAPASQSVQLPPYVVSAGRAVAIPYNGSVARLRFGVGTYARIRRWIRDNDFDVLHVHEPNAPSLSMLALKVAEGPIVATFHTSTTRSLVLATFQGVLRPYHEKISGRIAVSELARRWQVQALGADAVEIPNGVDVSSFADAPVLDGYPRSGGTVLFLGRYDEPRKGMGVLLDALPALVERHPDLQVLVVGRGDEEELRARAGRLAGHLRLLGQVSDEEKASAMRSADVYVAPNLGGESFGIVLVEALSAHTPVVASRLDAFRRVLRDGEAGVLTEIGDPRSLAAGIDRVLTDTAVRDGLVAAGDRVVRGYDWPVVADQILRVYDTVMVGDRRVRAVGE
- a CDS encoding phosphatidylinositol mannoside acyltransferase is translated as MTAQPRPAAQSRPAAQTSRSEKFSDAGYAAGWRAVRLLPERVARGGFDLGADLAWRRGAGQGQLRANLARVMGSAPERVPDALIRASLRSYARYWREAFRLPSMDLARMAADVDSAVQGQEHLNAAMDAGRGAVLVLPHSGNWDVAGVWLVHAWGQFATVAERLKPESLFQRFVDYRERLGFEVFPLSGGEEPPFGALRSRLEQGKVVCLLGERDLTGRGIPVDFFGERTSMPAGPARLAAETGAALLPVHCWFTDGGWGFSIAPPVDASRGVEAATQSVADVFAANIAAHPADWHMLQPLWWSDLSDERRARLGIR
- the pgsA gene encoding phosphatidylinositol phosphate synthase: MLSVFARASVSKVTLPMGRKLVRMGVTPDVITIAGTVASIAAALTLFPMGHLFWGALVIWFFVMFDMLDGATARARGGGTRFGAVLDATCDRIADGAIFAGLAWWVVYSLDDTTAHRLLLVATLICLVTSQVISYAKARAEASGLHGDGGLIERPDRLIIVLVGAGFTGIFDQPWILFAAMWLLAVGSVITVGQRMRSVRNSPGARDLIPLDRPSPEEQS